In Paramormyrops kingsleyae isolate MSU_618 chromosome 5, PKINGS_0.4, whole genome shotgun sequence, one DNA window encodes the following:
- the LOC111833197 gene encoding migration and invasion enhancer 1-like yields MGVKVQVEYCGGUGYEPRYQELARVVIAEFPDAEVSGSVGRQGSFEIEVNGQLIFSKMETGGFPYEDDIMDALQKAQEGKPVEKITKSRPPCVIL; encoded by the exons TGGAGGATGAGGATACGAGCCCCGCTATCAGGAGCTTGCGCGGGTCGTCATCGCCGAGTTCCCTGATGCGGAGGTGTCTGGCTCCGTGGGGAGACAGG GTAGCTTCGAGATCGAGGTCAATGGACAGCTGATCTTCTCGAAGATGGAAACCGGCGGTTTCCCATACGAAGATGAT ATAATGGATGCTCTCCAGAAAGCACAGGAGGGAAAGCCAGTGGAAAAGATCACCAAGAGCCGTCCACCTTGTGTCATCCTGTAA